In Dysgonomonadaceae bacterium zrk40, one genomic interval encodes:
- a CDS encoding polysaccharide biosynthesis protein, with the protein MSKIFENFLSNRVLSRFSIFLIDHLMILFSCISIYLVRYGFSGLTPEVNADGITLTLLLILFNTIFFVSFRTFSGILRFSSFTDLMRIFYALVMGYLLTFIAVQVIKRFDPEFAASNVTFIAIFFLNMFLMIFSRILVKETYESITGRGVKPVNIFIYGTKQAGISVAKALKGNNEFNYRVMGFISDEHHMIGKQLMGVTIHANDENLFRTLETKDVKTIIVSPQKMQEIKNSNLLVNFVDHNIALLTTVPVNEWSGTMMSKAQIKDVQIEDLLPRDPIQVNMLQIAENLEGKRVMVTGAAGSIGSEIVRQVATFNPYSIILIDQAETPLHNMRLELQEKWRDLRTEIIVADISNAPRMEKVFARTRPQYIFHAAAYKHVPMMEDNVSESVQTNILGAKIVADLAVKYNARKFVMVSTDKAVNPSNVMGCSKRICEIYVQSLAKHLEKTGLHTTQFITTRFGNVLGSNGSVIPLFRDQIRSGGPVTVTHPEIIRYFMTIPEACQLVMEAGAMGHNGEIYIFDMGKPVKILDLAKRMIRLSGTPNVKIEFTGLRHGEKLYEELLNLKELTKPTHHEKIMIAEVREYEYAEVSKQIENLIKVSYDYDDMRTVKKMKEMVPEFQSINSPFEAVDRLLEKITNGAEIARKS; encoded by the coding sequence TTTCTCTCCAACAGAGTATTGTCGAGATTCTCCATCTTTCTGATCGATCACCTCATGATCCTCTTCTCCTGTATCTCAATCTACCTGGTAAGATATGGTTTCAGCGGCCTCACTCCCGAGGTGAATGCTGACGGGATTACGCTCACCCTGCTCCTCATCCTCTTCAACACCATTTTTTTCGTCTCATTCCGCACCTTCAGCGGAATCTTGAGGTTCTCCTCTTTTACCGATCTGATGCGCATCTTCTATGCACTGGTGATGGGATATCTGCTCACCTTCATCGCTGTGCAAGTGATTAAACGTTTTGATCCAGAGTTTGCGGCAAGCAATGTGACCTTCATCGCCATCTTCTTCCTGAACATGTTCCTGATGATCTTCTCACGCATCCTTGTAAAGGAGACCTATGAAAGCATCACCGGCAGAGGTGTGAAACCGGTCAACATATTCATCTACGGTACCAAGCAGGCGGGTATCAGCGTAGCAAAAGCACTGAAAGGAAACAACGAGTTCAACTACAGGGTCATGGGCTTTATCTCCGATGAACATCATATGATTGGCAAGCAACTGATGGGGGTAACCATACACGCCAACGACGAGAACCTCTTCCGTACGCTCGAGACAAAGGATGTGAAAACCATCATTGTCTCCCCACAGAAGATGCAGGAAATCAAGAACTCCAACTTGCTGGTCAACTTTGTGGACCACAACATCGCCCTGCTGACCACCGTACCGGTGAACGAATGGAGCGGCACCATGATGAGCAAGGCACAGATCAAGGATGTACAGATTGAGGATCTCCTGCCACGGGATCCCATTCAGGTGAACATGCTGCAGATCGCTGAGAACCTCGAAGGAAAACGGGTCATGGTAACCGGAGCCGCCGGCTCCATCGGTAGTGAGATTGTACGCCAGGTAGCGACTTTCAACCCCTACAGCATCATCTTAATCGACCAGGCGGAGACTCCCTTGCATAACATGCGACTGGAGCTGCAGGAGAAGTGGCGCGACCTGCGCACGGAGATCATCGTAGCGGATATCAGCAATGCTCCCCGAATGGAGAAGGTGTTTGCCCGAACCCGTCCACAGTATATTTTTCATGCGGCGGCTTACAAGCATGTGCCCATGATGGAGGACAACGTTTCTGAGTCGGTGCAGACCAATATCCTTGGAGCCAAGATCGTGGCCGACCTGGCGGTGAAGTACAACGCCCGCAAGTTCGTGATGGTCTCAACCGACAAGGCGGTAAACCCCTCCAACGTGATGGGTTGCTCCAAGCGTATCTGTGAGATCTACGTGCAGTCGCTGGCGAAACACCTGGAGAAGACGGGGTTGCACACCACACAGTTTATCACCACCCGTTTCGGGAACGTGTTGGGTTCCAACGGATCAGTGATTCCTCTCTTCCGGGATCAGATTCGCAGTGGGGGACCTGTGACGGTGACCCACCCCGAGATTATCCGTTACTTCATGACTATCCCAGAAGCTTGCCAGCTGGTGATGGAGGCAGGTGCCATGGGTCACAACGGTGAGATCTACATCTTCGACATGGGGAAGCCGGTCAAGATTCTTGATCTGGCCAAACGGATGATTCGTCTCTCAGGGACGCCCAACGTGAAGATCGAGTTCACCGGCCTGCGTCACGGTGAGAAGCTTTACGAGGAACTGCTCAACCTGAAGGAGCTGACCAAGCCAACGCATCATGAGAAGATTATGATTGCTGAAGTGAGGGAGTATGAATATGCAGAGGTATCCAAGCAAATAGAAAACCTGATCAAGGTGTCGTACGATTACGACGACATGCGCACTGTGAAGAAGATGAAGGAGATGGTGCCTGAATTTCAGAGCATCAATTCACCCTTTGAGGCAGTCGATCGCCTTTTGGAGAAAATCACGAACGGAGCGGAGATCGCCCGTAAATCATGA